A stretch of DNA from Henriciella sp. AS95:
CGGCCATGGCAATCATCTCGGCATCGGCGTGCGCGCCCGCTGCGCCGACCGTATCAGCATCGCATTGCAGGAATTCGCGAAAGCGTCCCGGCCCCGGCTTCTCATTGCGCCAGACGGGCCCCGCCGCATAGCGCCGGAAGGGCTTGGGCAGGGTCTGCCAGTTCTCGGCTGCGAAACGGGCGAGCGGGGCGGTGAGATCATAGCGCAGCGAGATCCACTGTTCGTCATCATCCTGCATCGAAAAGACACCGGCGTTCGGGCGGTCATCATCGGGCAGGAACTTGCCGAGCGCGTCTGCATATTCCCAGGCGCCGGTTTCCAGAGCCTCAAAGCCCCAACGACGATAGACAGAGGTCACCCGGTCGATCATCTCAGCCTGGGCGTGGATCAGACCTTCGCGCCGGTCCGGGAAGCCGCGCGGCTTGCGGGCGAGGTCTTTGCCGGTCTTGGGACCGTCCTGATCTTTATGCTTCTTGCTCATGTCTCGTCTTCTGTTTCTGGTCGCTTGAGGCTCCGCTTAGACGAAGCCGGTCAGGGTGTGAAGCAAGACGCGGTCGGACGAGACGCAAAGCCGGTATCGACTGGTCTGCCTCTGGCGGTTCAATATCTGGAAATGAACACTTTAGAGAGGCGCAGCCGGACCGGTTCGCGCCTCGTTCGGCGCGTCACGCGTGGTGGTGATGGTGATGCAGCATCGTGTTCATTGAGCCGCTCAATATGAGGCAAGCTGCGACAAGTCAAGCAAACGAACGGGTTCTGACTAGGCAGTCTCCACCTGATACGCCATGGTGCGGCCGATGAGGGGACACAATCGACGCGACGTATTGGCCGGTTTCGGCGCAAGCCTGCTGGCTGGGTGCAGGGCCGACAGTGCCCCTCTCTGGTCGAAGCTGATACCGACCGATGACCTCATCTGGGGAGTGAATGGTCATCCGTTTCGCGCCTATCCCGACATTTCATTCGAAACGCAGATCCGGCTCGTGCGCGAGCTTGGCATGACGCATTACCGGATCGGCTGGGATTTCGACCAATTGGCAACACTCAAACCCATTGCCGATCGATATGGCGTGACGCTGCTCCCAATCATCCACCCGGACGGCCCCCTCGACGACAAGACACCACAGCAGCTTTACGATGACAGTTTCGAGCGCGCTCGCTGGCTGACGCGTCGCTATCGAGGCCAGTTCCCCGTCTGGGAGCTTGGGAATGAGCTGGAAAGCCACGCCATCATTCAGCCCTGCGAAATGCGCGATGACGGCACGCAATACCCGTGCGAATGGGGCCCTGCCGGCGGCGTTGAGCCGGAAGACTATTATGGCCCGCGCTGGGATCAGGTGAGCTTTGCCTTGCGCGGGTTGCTGGACGGCGCCAAAGCGGGCGACCCGCACGCCCGGCGCGCAATCGGCACCGCTGGCTGGGGCCACCTCGGCGCCTTTGAGCGCTGGAAAAGCGATGGGCTCGATTGGGAGATCACCGTCTGGCACGACTACGAAACCGTGCGCGAATCCTATCTTGAAGTGCTGGCGAGCTTCGGAAAGCCTATCTGGATCACCGAGTTCAATGCGGGCGGTGGCGGCTTCGAAACCGAAGAAGACAATGCCCGGATGCTGACGGAGCGGATCGCCTTCTATCGCAGCATGCGGGAGAAATATCGCGTCGAGGCGGCCTTCATCTACGAACTCCTGGATGAACCCTATTGGGATGATTTCGAAGGCAAGATGGGCCTCTACCGCCTGCACAAGAATGACAAGGATCGCTGGTATGTCGGCGACCTGAAACCAGCCGGCGAGGCGGTGAAGGCTGCGCTGTCCAAAAGCTGATCCGCTAGATCAGGAGCTCATTATCCTTCTCTTCGCTCCGGCTCTCATCGTGCATCGCAATCGCAATCCCGAACGTCAGGATACCAACGCGGCCCGCCGTCATGAGAATAATGATGATGAGTTTGCCAAGGTCGGAGAGCTCCCCGGTGATGCCCATGGACAGTCCAACAGTGCCAAGCGCGGAAATGACCTCGAATACGATACGCTCAAATTCAAACTGCGGGTCAGTCAGGCCGAGCAGGAAAATCGCGATGGACATAAGTACGATGAAATAGACCGCTGAGGCACCCGCTGCCTGTAGGCGCGAGGCCGCGATGGGCCGCTTGAAGAAGCGAACACGACTGCGCTGCTTGAGCGTCGACCGCATGATTGCAAGCAGAGCGGCAAACGTCGTGGTCTTTAGGCCGCCGCCTGTGCCTGATGGCGACGCGCCAACGGCCATGAGCACGAAAAGCACGACCAGAACCGACATCGAAAGTCCACCTATCGGCACAGTGTTGAAGCCAACCGTCGTTGTCGCTGTCATGGTCTGGAAGAAGGCTGCAAGCAAACGGTCCGATGGCTCCAGGGCTGAAATGCCGGGATCGGCGACAAACAGGATGAGCGTGCCTATGAAAAGGAAGGAGCCGGTCATCCGCAGGATTACCTTGGTCGTGAAACCGAGATGGAACGCAGCGGACGTAAAATTGCGCCAGACATCCCAGATCACAAGAAAGCCCATAGCGCCGAGCAGGCTGAGCGCTGAAATGACAATGTTGAGCGCCGCATTTCCGCTATAGGCCTCGAAACTATTCGGGTTGAGGCTGAAGCCCGCCGTGCAGAAGGCAGAAACGGCGTGGAAGATTGCGCTCCACACCGCATTCTCCTCTCCGGCAGCCCTGAAAATGAGCCAAAGCACGAATGCGCCAATCGCCTCGCAGACGAGCGTAAAAATGACGACAGTGAGGATGAAGTGGCCGGGCTTTAAATCGTCCGGCAGAGCGAACGCGGC
This window harbors:
- a CDS encoding potassium transporter TrkG, with the translated sequence MVRLAICSDAEADSQRMPNEGSGPSRKGQLSNLLRGARLSVLRTNPAKLLVVGYVGYMLAGWCLLSMPLTHETRVAAIDSFFTSVSAVSTTGLATIDPGTSYNLLGELIILLLIQIGGVGYMTIGSFAVLATAHKLSPLREKITRAAFALPDDLKPGHFILTVVIFTLVCEAIGAFVLWLIFRAAGEENAVWSAIFHAVSAFCTAGFSLNPNSFEAYSGNAALNIVISALSLLGAMGFLVIWDVWRNFTSAAFHLGFTTKVILRMTGSFLFIGTLILFVADPGISALEPSDRLLAAFFQTMTATTTVGFNTVPIGGLSMSVLVVLFVLMAVGASPSGTGGGLKTTTFAALLAIMRSTLKQRSRVRFFKRPIAASRLQAAGASAVYFIVLMSIAIFLLGLTDPQFEFERIVFEVISALGTVGLSMGITGELSDLGKLIIIILMTAGRVGILTFGIAIAMHDESRSEEKDNELLI